In Scomber scombrus chromosome 17, fScoSco1.1, whole genome shotgun sequence, the following proteins share a genomic window:
- the LOC133997605 gene encoding thyroxine 5-deiodinase-like: MMHDSGGVQMARALKHAALCLMLLPRFLLAAVMLWLLDFLCIRKKVLLQMGERQNSPDDPPVCVSDSNKMFTLESLRAVWYGQKLDFLKSAHLGSAAPNTEVVLVQERRRVRILDCMKEKRPLILNFGSCSUPPFMTRLAAFQRVVSQYADIADFLIVYIEEAHPSDGWVSSDAPYQIPKHRCLEDRLSAAQLMLTEMPGSNVVVDNMDNSSNAAYGAYFERLYIVRDERVVYQGGRGPEGYRISELRNWLEQYRNDLMNSQTAVLHV; the protein is encoded by the coding sequence ATGATGCACGACTCTGGCGGTGTCCAAATGGCGAGGGCGCTGAAGCATGCAGCCCTGTGCCTGATGCTGCTGCCCCGGTTCCTCCTGGCCGCAGTCATGCTGTGGCTCCTGGATTTCTTGTGCATAAGGAAAAAAGTGTTGCTGCAAATGGGAGAGAGGCAGAACAGTCCTGACGACCCGCCGGTGTGCGTCTCTGACTCTAATAAGATGTTCACCTTGGAGTCCCTCAGGGCCGTGTGGTACGGCCAGAAATTGGACTTTCTCAAATCTGCGCACCTCGGGAGTGCTGCGCCCAACACTGAAGTGGTGCTGGTACAGGAGCGTAGGAGGGTCCGGATACTGGACTGCATGAAAGAGAAGAGACCGCTCATTCTTAACTTTGGCAGCTGCTCCTGACCGCCATTCATGACGCGCTTGGCGGCGTTTCAGCGCGTCGTGAGCCAGTACGCAGACATTGCGGACTTTTTAATAGTATATATCGAGGAGGCTCATCCATCGGACGGCTGGGTGAGCTCGGACGCTCCTTATCAGATCCCCAAGCACCGCTGCTTGGAGGACAGACTGAGTGCCGCTCAGCTGATGCTCACCGAGATGCCCGGGAGCAACGTCGTGGTGGATAATATGGACAACTCATCCAACGCTGCGTACGGAGCATACTTTGagagactttacattgtgaggGATGAAAGAGTGGTGTACCAGGGGGGCAGAGGTCCAGAGGGATACCGGATTTCTGAGCTCAGAAACTGGCTGGAGCAATACAGGAACGATCTGATGAATTCCCAAACAGCGGTGCTCCATGTGTAG